The Halichoerus grypus chromosome 14, mHalGry1.hap1.1, whole genome shotgun sequence genomic interval atttacattattattttattctcctttGGAGACCACCCTCCAAAGCAGGAGTTAGGGAGCAGGCCCCACTATgattttgaattataaaataataaagtcccGATGTCAGTAGCTCCTGGCTGCATGGTGGTAAGAAGTATATAGCTAAGCCTCTCTTGCAGATGATCCAGCACCTATATAGGCCAGACTAGATTGTTCTCCAGCTCTCCCTGTGGCCAGAAGCCAGCATTAGCAGCCTAGGCTACCTCTGCTGGGCCAGAACTAGCTGCCTGAACCAGGAGCTCACAGCACCATCCACTCGCATCACCAAAGCTATGCCCAGGAAAAGTCCCACGCTGCTCACAATAAAGCCCATGGCTTCAAAAATGAACCTGTAAAGAAAGGGAGAATTCTCAGGGGACACTGAAAGTAGGTCTAAAGCCTTTTCCTGAGACAAACCTGCCCACCCTGATGTTCATTCTTTCCTCCAAGCGTCACCCTCCCCAACACCAATACTTCTCAAGCAAATCCACTCACTTGGGGGCAAATACCTTCCAGACCATGAGATGCCTGCGGAGGATGGAGGCTGCCAAGGCACAGGCCAGAATCTAGGGAGGACAGGAAAGGTCAAGTTACTTGGGGAGGAGGAAACAGGTCAAAGGGAGGGTTGCCATAGGCCCCTGTGAAGAATGGGAGCAGTAGGAAAGTAGTGCATGTCAGTGGAAAAAAAGCTGGGTGAGGAGTTAGGAGACTTAATTCTTTTCCTGGCCCCaccatgaccttgggcaagcacTATCCATCTGTGCTGATTACACTCAGGCTCTGCCTCCCAGGTTGGGAGGAAGATGTCAGTCACACCTTCTGCCTCTGAATGGAAGGGGGATCCGTGACCACAGCCTGTGAAAGAATCCTGGCCATCACCTCAGTTTTTCCAGTCTGTCCACTAATGGAGGAATGCCCATATGCAACCAGCAGGGTCCAGATCTATCTTATAGGGAGGAAACAATCCAAGACTAGGATTAAGGAGACCCAGGTTCAAGTCTCAATATAGCCCCTTGAGGCCATGGCCTTAGGCAACCATTTTGCTTATCTGTACTTCAGTCAAGGCTCTCTCCCAGGGTTTTGGCAAAgtatgaaagaaagaatgtgatgtacacagatgaggaaagggcaCTAACTCCGGGATCTCTCCCTGCACCCACCTGAATGCCAAGGACAAAGAGGTACTTGAGGCCCAGCTGCAGCAGTGCTGCATTGAAGTGATGAGGTGCATCCCGGAGCCGCATCTCCATCAgtggctcctcctcctcctcaggccTGACTCTGGCTTCAGCTTCATTCCTCCCTAGGGGCTGCCACCTCTTCCGGGGCCCTTGACTCTCACAGAGGAAGGGCCAGAGCAGAAGCAATGGGCAACCTACTGCCTCAGAGGAAGGCAGGGCTAGAATCAGTGGAGGACCTGGGGACCAGGCCACCCTGGCCGCCAACCACCCTAGTTGACTGAGGCTCCAATTAGCATTGGCCAAGGGGTGCCAAAGATCCAACAAAATCACATCTCCCCACTCAAATCCAGgagtttcctttccttccagaaaGTCAGAGTAAACAATGGAAGCAAGAGAGGAATGAGGTACCTGCAAAGAGGAGATGGGAGGCAAAGGTGTTGGCTCCCACCAGCAGAGCAGGCAGCCAGGTGGAGGAGCCATGACCCTCTGGGAATCCCACGAAGGCCGCGTGCCAATGAATGGCTGGAAAGACAGGCTGGTGGCCCATGGAGTAGAAGGTCTGCGTGGCCATGAGGGCCCAAGCAGAGACTGCCTGCCATGGCACAGTAAAAGGACCTGGGGGAAGACAGATACCTCTTCACAGTCACATCCCATTCCCTAAGCCATAGCCCACAGCCTCATGGTCATATACTCCTACTACTTCAGTGCTATACACACACatgcccctcaccccagcctcctTACATTCAACACTCTGCTATTCTAATTCCCTCTTTGGCACTAAGCCTCCATTTCTCTAATCTGAACTGTGGTCCATCTCTTCCTCTCATATACACACAGCTCACTACCACATCAGGAAATGCACTCCATGAAGATGCAGCATTCCCTTTGagtcttggggaaaaaatgagtctTGGAAAATgagtcttggaaaaaaaaattaattaattaaaaaaaaaaaaaaagagtcttggAGTACTCCTGTCTCCCTCCTTCATGAACTTTGCTGGCCCTGAGAGCCAGTGGCAGGGATCAATTAGCTTGGCTACATCAGGAAGACCCTCCCAACTGTGTGAAGAATCAGAGGAGTAACACCTCCCTGAAAACAAGAGGGGCCGAAGTCACATCACTACCGTCCTTGGATGAATCAGGGCTGAGAAATGTATTTACCAGGGGTGGTGATGGGTATCCCAGCAGCAAGCAGATGCAGGAGAAGGAAGCTCTGCAGAAACAGAAGCAGGAACACAAGGCTAATGCGCTCTGCGTGCAATAGCAGAAGTGGGAAGGCCAAGAGAGTGAGAGCCGTGACCATAGCAGCTGAGTAGACACTCCCCAGGTGACAGGCTGCCACAGTCAGGGGACCTTGGGATTTGGTCCTCTCTAGACGGCCCCGGAACTCCTCCTGCATATGTCGGTAGATTTGAGGTACCACATAATCCAGGTCAGCCCGAGAAGTGGGGGGCCCTGAGAAGGGAGTGAGGACAGTCCTGGTCCTTGGGGCACCCGTCGTAGCCTTCACCAGCACTGTCACAGGCCTCCAGAGCAGCAGCATGAGCCCTGAAGCAGCCAACCCTGCCACAGCCCTAGGCAGCACAACTGATGCCCCAGCAACCAAGGCCCGGAGACGCGGGGGTGCTTCATCTGCCCCCGATGCCAGTGCCCAGTAGGCAGCAGTGCCCAGTGCCATCAAGGGCAGCCCCCAGCGCACAAAGAGCACAGAGGGCTCAGGGCTCTTGAGATTGCTGTAGCGGCGAAGCCACAGGCGCACGGCAGCTAACAGGGCTACCAAAGCCCCCACACAAGCTCCATACCACAAATTCTTGGCTCGACCACCCACCATGGATGCCAAGGGACTCAGCCAGGGAGAGGAATGGCAAGCAGGTGTCTCTTCAGGGCAGCGATGAAAAAGCCCAGCTAGCCTTATACATAAAAGCAACCCGACTCCAAGTCCCAGAGCATGTGTGCCATTGTGCCGTGGTGGGCCTGTCGAGGCCGAAAAGCAAAGGCGGGGTATTGTGAGCAGCTTAGGTGGCAGCAGCTTGCCCTCCCAATGAAGCTGGGCAATCAGGAGCAGGATGAGTGAGCCCAAAAGGAAGGGGGTGGCCCTGGCCTCAGCTACAACAAAGCTATCAGAGAAGAAAGCAGCAAAGCGAATGAGCAGGAATAATAGGACAGGCCCAGGGATGGGAAGCAGGGCTACCAGGGGCCTCTTGGACCCCCAGCCAACCCAGGCTTTCCACAGAAAAGGCAGGAGTGAGCCCGCTGCAGCCATGGCCCCTAGAACCACTGGATCCAACTTCAGCCCAGTAGTTGTCAAGAGTCCAGCACACACTATGGTACCAGCCAGACCACAGGCCATGGGTGTTAGGAGGGGGCGGAAGCAGAAGCCTGGGGATGTTGCCCACTGGGATACCAGCAGGCAAAGAAAGCAGGCAGCAGCCATGAGAGCAGCACCCCCTGCCATGCGACCCAGAGAGAAACGAGCCCAAGACTGAATGCACATGGCCCGAACTCCCCGCAGGAACTGCTGCAGCTCAGTAATCACAGTCTGCAGTGCTGCCTCAGCCCCCTGGGGCCTCTGCAGGAGCCGCTGGTAGTCAGCAGAGGCCTTGGAGAAAAGGGTCTGCAGCCGATGAAGCTCCTTAACTTGAAGGTCCTGAGCAGCAGCTGAGTAGGTGTGAAGAAATCGGGATACCTGGCAAAAATGGTCAGAGACCAAGGGAAGACATCAGAGATATAAACCAGGACAGAGGCAAGAATAGGTGTTACCAAAAGGGGTATCTGGAAATCAGGGACTTGAACTCTGTCCAggacagggaagaagggagggataATGGAAAGAGGACATGGCTATGGAAGGTGGGATTAAGACTGAACAAATGACAATGGAGTGATCACTATGCTTCTCCTATCCCACCCTAGCTCTGTCACCTGGAAGCCCAGCCCATCACCTACCTGCTGGGCATTGAGATGGAGAGCCGAGGCTTGGGCCAGAGCAGAGGAGTGAGGCTGGGAGTCTTCAGCCTCTGAGAACAGCTCAGCCATTACCTCCCCGATGTTCCCAAATGGAATGGGCAGGCCCAGCAGCAGGGCCAGCGTAGGCACAAGGCTGATTTGAGGAACTATCTCCAGCTcctagaggaaaaggagaggggccAATGGGTTCACCACAGAGCTGAGGTCAGGATTTGGGAGGGAAGACATAGGGACCTGGGTAGGAAATGAGTGGGGGATGCCCAGAGTCATGAATTTGGGGGCCTAAAATGGAGGAAGCCACAAGAATGCTGTGATCATGACTCGGCTGAATACCGAGACCAGACAAAGCACACCCCAGGCCTCACCTCTGGTGGGGCACCAGGAAAGAGGGCTTTGGGACTGTAGAGAAAAAGTGCAGCCGAGATCTCCAGCTCACTGTCTCCTCCATGGTCCCCAGTCATGGTCATCCCATGGTCCCCAATCACGACCAGCAGTGTGTCATTTTCCAGACGCTCCACAAGTCCCCTGAGGGCCAGGAAATATGTCAGGAGGTaggaatggataaagattttCCTGGGAGACCCATTCAGCCCCAGCCATAACTTCCATTAGGAGGGCctagacaggggtgcctgggtggctcagtcgttaagcgtctgccttcggctcaggtcatgatcccagtgtcctgggattgagcctcgcatcgggctccctgctcagccaggagcctgcttctccctctcccactccccctgcttgtgttccctctctagctgtctctctttctctgtcaaataaataaataaaatcctaaaaaaaaaaaaaaaggagggcctAGACATTTGGCAAAGAGATACCTCTTCAGTCATGACCCTACTGCCCAAAGCCACATGCTTAGTTACTCAAGATGGATGAGACCCCTAGCTTCAGAAAAATGCCTAGAAAAGACAGAATTCAGGAGGAAAGAGGCTCCAAGATAAAGACTTTTTCTCTTGGGCCAATATATCCTAAGATTCTCAGACACAAACCCACTCCCCCAGCCAATATCCCACACTCACTGGATCACCTGGTCCATTTGGCTAAGTTTCTTGGCCATTTCAGGGTGATGAGGGCCATACTTG includes:
- the PIGO gene encoding GPI ethanolamine phosphate transferase 3, catalytic subunit isoform X6 — translated: MPIVCGPHFQKHWYNWWRGTLYWVGYGAVYLPEGFQEEVILAGLCIEGPEYPLVLYPTVMNSLPATSRMQKISVLLFLAWVCFLFYAGIALFTSGFLLTRLELTNHSSCQEPPGPGSLPWGSQGKPGACWMASRFSRLVLVLIDALRFDFAQPQPSHSPGEPPVSLPFLGKLDSLQRILEIQPHHARLYQSKADPPTTTMQRLKALTTGSLPTFIDAGSNFASYAIVEDNLIKQLASAGRRVVFMGDDTWKDLFPGAFSQAFFFPSFNVRDLHTVDNGILEHLHPTMDSGEWDMLIAHFLGVDHCGHKYGPHHPEMAKKLSQMDQVIQGLVERLENDTLLVVIGDHGMTMTGDHGGDSELEISAALFLYSPKALFPGAPPEELEIVPQISLVPTLALLLGLPIPFGNIGEVMAELFSEAEDSQPHSSALAQASALHLNAQQVSRFLHTYSAAAQDLQVKELHRLQTLFSKASADYQRLLQRPQGAEAALQTVITELQQFLRGVRAMCIQSWARFSLGRMAGGAALMAAACFLCLLVSQWATSPGFCFRPLLTPMACGLAGTIVCAGLLTTTGLKLDPVVLGAMAAAGSLLPFLWKAWVGWGSKRPLVALLPIPGPVLLFLLIRFAAFFSDSFVVAEARATPFLLGSLILLLIAQLHWEGKLLPPKLLTIPRLCFSASTGPPRHNGTHALGLGVGLLLCIRLAGLFHRCPEETPACHSSPWLSPLASMVGGRAKNLWYGACVGALVALLAAVRLWLRRYSNLKSPEPSVLFVRWGLPLMALGTAAYWALASGADEAPPRLRALVAGASVVLPRAVAGLAASGLMLLLWRPVTVLVKATTGAPRTRTVLTPFSGPPTSRADLDYVVPQIYRHMQEEFRGRLERTKSQGPLTVAACHLGSVYSAAMVTALTLLAFPLLLLHAERISLVFLLLFLQSFLLLHLLAAGIPITTPGPFTVPWQAVSAWALMATQTFYSMGHQPVFPAIHWHAAFVGFPEGHGSSTWLPALLVGANTFASHLLFADSGLCLGSLHPPQASHGLEGICPQGACFPEA
- the PIGO gene encoding GPI ethanolamine phosphate transferase 3, catalytic subunit isoform X2; translated protein: MPIVCGPHFQKHWYNWWRGTLYWVGYGAVYLPEGFQEEVILAGLCIEGPEYPLVLYPTVMNSLPATSRMQKISVLLFLAWVCFLFYAGIALFTSGFLLTRLELTNHSSCQEPPGPGSLPWGSQGKPGACWMASRFSRLVLVLIDALRFDFAQPQPSHSPGEPPVSLPFLGKLDSLQRILEIQPHHARLYQSKADPPTTTMQRLKALTTGSLPTFIDAGSNFASYAIVEDNLIKQLASAGRRVVFMGDDTWKDLFPGAFSQAFFFPSFNVRDLHTVDNGILEHLHPTMDSGEWDMLIAHFLGVDHCGHKYGPHHPEMAKKLSQMDQVIQGLVERLENDTLLVVIGDHGMTMTGDHGGDSELEISAALFLYSPKALFPGAPPEELEIVPQISLVPTLALLLGLPIPFGNIGEVMAELFSEAEDSQPHSSALAQASALHLNAQQVSRFLHTYSAAAQDLQVKELHRLQTLFSKASADYQRLLQRPQGAEAALQTVITELQQFLRGVRAMCIQSWARFSLGRMAGGAALMAAACFLCLLVSQWATSPGFCFRPLLTPMACGLAGTIVCAGLLTTTGLKLDPVVLGAMAAAGSLLPFLWKAWVGWGSKRPLVALLPIPGPVLLFLLIRFAAFFSDSFVVAEARATPFLLGSLILLLIAQLHWEGKLLPPKLLTIPRLCFSASTGPPRHNGTHALGLGVGLLLCIRLAGLFHRCPEETPACHSSPWLSPLASMVGGRAKNLWYGACVGALVALLAAVRLWLRRYSNLKSPEPSVLFVRWGLPLMALGTAAYWALASGADEAPPRLRALVAGASVVLPRAVAGLAASGLMLLLWRPVTVLVKATTGAPRTRTVLTPFSGPPTSRADLDYVVPQIYRHMQEEFRGRLERTKSQGPLTVAACHLGSVYSAAMVTALTLLAFPLLLLHAERISLVFLLLFLQSFLLLHLLAAGIPITTPGPFTVPWQAVSAWALMATQTFYSMGHQPVFPAIHWHAAFVGFPEGHGSSTWLPALLVGANTFASHLLFAVGCPLLLLWPFLCESQGPRKRWQPLGRNEAEARVRPEEEEEPLMEMRLRDAPHHFNAALLQLGLKYLFVLGIQILACALAASILRRHLMVWKVFAPKEPAFLKPKGNMLVCQPLATSFSPDLTTRSFWRRIYY
- the PIGO gene encoding GPI ethanolamine phosphate transferase 3, catalytic subunit isoform X4, which encodes MISHQTPSVARPALLAELLRRRRQMALRPPQAALSGVRLSVVPVCRRRRCASGRRSSRMQKISVLLFLAWVCFLFYAGIALFTSGFLLTRLELTNHSSCQEPPGPGSLPWGSQGKPGACWMASRFSRLVLVLIDALRFDFAQPQPSHSPGEPPVSLPFLGKLDSLQRILEIQPHHARLYQSKADPPTTTMQRLKALTTGSLPTFIDAGSNFASYAIVEDNLIKQLASAGRRVVFMGDDTWKDLFPGAFSQAFFFPSFNVRDLHTVDNGILEHLHPTMDSGEWDMLIAHFLGVDHCGHKYGPHHPEMAKKLSQMDQVIQGLVERLENDTLLVVIGDHGMTMTGDHGGDSELEISAALFLYSPKALFPGAPPEELEIVPQISLVPTLALLLGLPIPFGNIGEVMAELFSEAEDSQPHSSALAQASALHLNAQQVSRFLHTYSAAAQDLQVKELHRLQTLFSKASADYQRLLQRPQGAEAALQTVITELQQFLRGVRAMCIQSWARFSLGRMAGGAALMAAACFLCLLVSQWATSPGFCFRPLLTPMACGLAGTIVCAGLLTTTGLKLDPVVLGAMAAAGSLLPFLWKAWVGWGSKRPLVALLPIPGPVLLFLLIRFAAFFSDSFVVAEARATPFLLGSLILLLIAQLHWEGKLLPPKLLTIPRLCFSASTGPPRHNGTHALGLGVGLLLCIRLAGLFHRCPEETPACHSSPWLSPLASMVGGRAKNLWYGACVGALVALLAAVRLWLRRYSNLKSPEPSVLFVRWGLPLMALGTAAYWALASGADEAPPRLRALVAGASVVLPRAVAGLAASGLMLLLWRPVTVLVKATTGAPRTRTVLTPFSGPPTSRADLDYVVPQIYRHMQEEFRGRLERTKSQGPLTVAACHLGSVYSAAMVTALTLLAFPLLLLHAERISLVFLLLFLQSFLLLHLLAAGIPITTPGPFTVPWQAVSAWALMATQTFYSMGHQPVFPAIHWHAAFVGFPEGHGSSTWLPALLVGANTFASHLLFAVGCPLLLLWPFLCESQGPRKRWQPLGRNEAEARVRPEEEEEPLMEMRLRDAPHHFNAALLQLGLKYLFVLGIQILACALAASILRRHLMVWKVFAPKFIFEAMGFIVSSVGLFLGIALVMRVDGAVSSWFRQLVLAQQR
- the PIGO gene encoding GPI ethanolamine phosphate transferase 3, catalytic subunit isoform X5, producing MQKISVLLFLAWVCFLFYAGIALFTSGFLLTRLELTNHSSCQEPPGPGSLPWGSQGKPGACWMASRFSRLVLVLIDALRFDFAQPQPSHSPGEPPVSLPFLGKLDSLQRILEIQPHHARLYQSKADPPTTTMQRLKALTTGSLPTFIDAGSNFASYAIVEDNLIKQLASAGRRVVFMGDDTWKDLFPGAFSQAFFFPSFNVRDLHTVDNGILEHLHPTMDSGEWDMLIAHFLGVDHCGHKYGPHHPEMAKKLSQMDQVIQGLVERLENDTLLVVIGDHGMTMTGDHGGDSELEISAALFLYSPKALFPGAPPEELEIVPQISLVPTLALLLGLPIPFGNIGEVMAELFSEAEDSQPHSSALAQASALHLNAQQVSRFLHTYSAAAQDLQVKELHRLQTLFSKASADYQRLLQRPQGAEAALQTVITELQQFLRGVRAMCIQSWARFSLGRMAGGAALMAAACFLCLLVSQWATSPGFCFRPLLTPMACGLAGTIVCAGLLTTTGLKLDPVVLGAMAAAGSLLPFLWKAWVGWGSKRPLVALLPIPGPVLLFLLIRFAAFFSDSFVVAEARATPFLLGSLILLLIAQLHWEGKLLPPKLLTIPRLCFSASTGPPRHNGTHALGLGVGLLLCIRLAGLFHRCPEETPACHSSPWLSPLASMVGGRAKNLWYGACVGALVALLAAVRLWLRRYSNLKSPEPSVLFVRWGLPLMALGTAAYWALASGADEAPPRLRALVAGASVVLPRAVAGLAASGLMLLLWRPVTVLVKATTGAPRTRTVLTPFSGPPTSRADLDYVVPQIYRHMQEEFRGRLERTKSQGPLTVAACHLGSVYSAAMVTALTLLAFPLLLLHAERISLVFLLLFLQSFLLLHLLAAGIPITTPGPFTVPWQAVSAWALMATQTFYSMGHQPVFPAIHWHAAFVGFPEGHGSSTWLPALLVGANTFASHLLFAVGCPLLLLWPFLCESQGPRKRWQPLGRNEAEARVRPEEEEEPLMEMRLRDAPHHFNAALLQLGLKYLFVLGIQILACALAASILRRHLMVWKVFAPKFIFEAMGFIVSSVGLFLGIALVMRVDGAVSSWFRQLVLAQQR
- the PIGO gene encoding GPI ethanolamine phosphate transferase 3, catalytic subunit isoform X7, with the translated sequence MPIVCGPHFQKHWYNWWRGTLYWVGYGAVYLPEGFQEEVILAGLCIEGPEYPLVLYPTVMNSLPATSRMQKISVLLFLAWVCFLFYAGIALFTSGFLLTRLELTNHSSCQEPPGPGSLPWGSQGKPGACWMASRFSRLVLVLIDALRFDFAQPQPSHSPGEPPVSLPFLGKLDSLQRILEIQPHHARLYQSKADPPTTTMQRLKALTTGSLPTFIDAGSNFASYAIVEDNLIKQLASAGRRVVFMGDDTWKDLFPGAFSQAFFFPSFNVRDLHTVDNGILEHLHPTMDSGEWDMLIAHFLGVDHCGHKYGPHHPEMAKKLSQMDQVIQGLVERLENDTLLVVIGDHGMTMTGDHGGDSELEISAALFLYSPKALFPGAPPEELEIVPQISLVPTLALLLGLPIPFGNIGEVMAELFSEAEDSQPHSSALAQASALHLNAQQVSRFLHTYSAAAQDLQVKELHRLQTLFSKASADYQRLLQRPQGAEAALQTVITELQQFLRGVRAMCIQSWARFSLGRMAGGAALMAAACFLCLLVSQWATSPGFCFRPLLTPMACGLAGTIVCAGLLTTTGLKLDPVVLGAMAAAGSLLPFLWKAWVGWGSKRPLVALLPIPGPVLLFLLIRFAAFFSDSFVVAEARATPFLLGSLILLLIAQLHWEGKLLPPKLLTIPRLCFSASTGPPRHNGTHALGLGVGLLLCIRLAGLFHRCPEETPACHSSPWLSPLASMVGGRAKNLWYGACVGALVALLAAVRLWLRRYSNLKSPEPSVLFVRWGLPLMALGTAAYWALASGADEAPPRLRALVAGASVVLPRAVAGLAASGLMLLLWRPVTVLVKATTGAPRTRTVLTPFSGPPTSRADLDYVVPQIYRHMQEEFRGRLERTKSQGPLTVAACHLGSVYSAAMVTALTLLAFPLLLLHAERISLVFLLLFLQSFLLLHLLAAGIPITTPGPFTVPWQAVSAWALMATQTFYSMGHQPVFPAIHWHAAFVGFPEGHGSSTWLPALLVGANTFASHLLFADSGLCLGSLHPPQASHGLEGICPQVHF
- the PIGO gene encoding GPI ethanolamine phosphate transferase 3, catalytic subunit isoform X3: MPIVCGPHFQKHWYNWWRGTLYWVGYGAVYLPEGFQEEVILAGLCIEGPEYPLVLYPTVMNSLPATSRMQKISVLLFLAWVCFLFYAGIALFTSGFLLTRLELTNHSSCQEPPGPGSLPWGSQGKPGACWMASRFSRLVLVLIDALRFDFAQPQPSHSPGEPPVSLPFLGKLDSLQRILEIQPHHARLYQSKADPPTTTMQRLKALTTGSLPTFIDAGSNFASYAIVEDNLIKQLASAGRRVVFMGDDTWKDLFPGAFSQAFFFPSFNVRDLHTVDNGILEHLHPTMDSGEWDMLIAHFLGVDHCGHKYGPHHPEMAKKLSQMDQVIQGLVERLENDTLLVVIGDHGMTMTGDHGGDSELEISAALFLYSPKALFPGAPPEELEIVPQISLVPTLALLLGLPIPFGNIGEVMAELFSEAEDSQPHSSALAQASALHLNAQQVSRFLHTYSAAAQDLQVKELHRLQTLFSKASADYQRLLQRPQGAEAALQTVITELQQFLRGVRAMCIQSWARFSLGRMAGGAALMAAACFLCLLVSQWATSPGFCFRPLLTPMACGLAGTIVCAGLLTTTGLKLDPVVLGAMAAAGSLLPFLWKAWVGWGSKRPLVALLPIPGPVLLFLLIRFAAFFSDSFVVAEARATPFLLGSLILLLIAQLHWEGKLLPPKLLTIPRLCFSASTGPPRHNGTHALGLGVGLLLCIRLAGLFHRCPEETPACHSSPWLSPLASMVGGRAKNLWYGACVGALVALLAAVRLWLRRYSNLKSPEPSVLFVRWGLPLMALGTAAYWALASGADEAPPRLRALVAGASVVLPRAVAGLAASGLMLLLWRPVTVLVKATTGAPRTRTVLTPFSGPPTSRADLDYVVPQIYRHMQEEFRGRLERTKSQGPLTVAACHLGSVYSAAMVTALTLLAFPLLLLHAERISLVFLLLFLQSFLLLHLLAAGIPITTPGPFTVPWQAVSAWALMATQTFYSMGHQPVFPAIHWHAAFVGFPEGHGSSTWLPALLVGANTFASHLLFAVGCPLLLLWPFLCESQGPRKRWQPLGRNEAEARVRPEEEEEPLMEMRLRDAPHHFNAALLQLGLKYLFVLGIQILACALAASILRRHLMVWKVFAPKFIFEAMGFIVSSVGLFLGIALVMRVDGAGACFPEA
- the PIGO gene encoding GPI ethanolamine phosphate transferase 3, catalytic subunit isoform X1 yields the protein MPIVCGPHFQKHWYNWWRGTLYWVGYGAVYLPEGFQEEVILAGLCIEGPEYPLVLYPTVMNSLPATSRMQKISVLLFLAWVCFLFYAGIALFTSGFLLTRLELTNHSSCQEPPGPGSLPWGSQGKPGACWMASRFSRLVLVLIDALRFDFAQPQPSHSPGEPPVSLPFLGKLDSLQRILEIQPHHARLYQSKADPPTTTMQRLKALTTGSLPTFIDAGSNFASYAIVEDNLIKQLASAGRRVVFMGDDTWKDLFPGAFSQAFFFPSFNVRDLHTVDNGILEHLHPTMDSGEWDMLIAHFLGVDHCGHKYGPHHPEMAKKLSQMDQVIQGLVERLENDTLLVVIGDHGMTMTGDHGGDSELEISAALFLYSPKALFPGAPPEELEIVPQISLVPTLALLLGLPIPFGNIGEVMAELFSEAEDSQPHSSALAQASALHLNAQQVSRFLHTYSAAAQDLQVKELHRLQTLFSKASADYQRLLQRPQGAEAALQTVITELQQFLRGVRAMCIQSWARFSLGRMAGGAALMAAACFLCLLVSQWATSPGFCFRPLLTPMACGLAGTIVCAGLLTTTGLKLDPVVLGAMAAAGSLLPFLWKAWVGWGSKRPLVALLPIPGPVLLFLLIRFAAFFSDSFVVAEARATPFLLGSLILLLIAQLHWEGKLLPPKLLTIPRLCFSASTGPPRHNGTHALGLGVGLLLCIRLAGLFHRCPEETPACHSSPWLSPLASMVGGRAKNLWYGACVGALVALLAAVRLWLRRYSNLKSPEPSVLFVRWGLPLMALGTAAYWALASGADEAPPRLRALVAGASVVLPRAVAGLAASGLMLLLWRPVTVLVKATTGAPRTRTVLTPFSGPPTSRADLDYVVPQIYRHMQEEFRGRLERTKSQGPLTVAACHLGSVYSAAMVTALTLLAFPLLLLHAERISLVFLLLFLQSFLLLHLLAAGIPITTPGPFTVPWQAVSAWALMATQTFYSMGHQPVFPAIHWHAAFVGFPEGHGSSTWLPALLVGANTFASHLLFAVGCPLLLLWPFLCESQGPRKRWQPLGRNEAEARVRPEEEEEPLMEMRLRDAPHHFNAALLQLGLKYLFVLGIQILACALAASILRRHLMVWKVFAPKFIFEAMGFIVSSVGLFLGIALVMRVDGAVSSWFRQLVLAQQR